One window of Halonatronomonas betaini genomic DNA carries:
- a CDS encoding helix-turn-helix transcriptional regulator: MSSKLTFEEIGQRLRKARESSGFTQSDVEEMTGINRVTISNIERGQKKIDSLLLKKFARLYGYSLMYFLEEPEEFEEVSIAFRTEGLDDNEKENINWTKKILFNFNDLKEIKKDGE, translated from the coding sequence GTGAGTTCAAAATTAACATTTGAAGAGATCGGTCAAAGGTTAAGAAAAGCTAGAGAATCATCAGGTTTCACCCAGTCTGATGTTGAAGAGATGACAGGTATAAATAGAGTCACAATATCTAATATTGAAAGAGGTCAAAAAAAGATTGACTCGTTATTATTAAAGAAGTTTGCCAGATTATATGGATATTCTCTTATGTATTTTCTAGAAGAGCCAGAGGAATTTGAAGAAGTATCAATAGCCTTTAGAACAGAGGGTTTAGATGATAACGAAAAAGAAAATATTAATTGGACAAAGAAAATTCTATTTAATTTTAATGACTTAAAAGAGATCAAAAAAGATGGTGAATAA
- a CDS encoding ImmA/IrrE family metallo-endopeptidase — MANTLETKAKIRASEIRDKLGFSKEPVANIFSLIESLGILLTKKPIYDSNISAYFIHYKNNYLFFINSAHTLGRQHFSAAHELYHYYYDKNLNGTICDTFKFKNQRNESETLADYFAVHFLMPEDGIYKFFNLVGEDIDINKIIKAQNYFKVSFKAMLVRLKVLGLIDKSEYDRYSTIHLNSTFARLGYTRELIRPTEETYIPQSYLEILYENYDKNQITERAYKEYLSDVGLSIEDLKIEEEVEDLAEETSFDY, encoded by the coding sequence ATGGCAAACACTTTAGAAACTAAAGCCAAAATTCGTGCCAGTGAAATAAGGGATAAATTAGGCTTTTCCAAAGAACCGGTGGCTAATATATTTAGCCTTATTGAATCTTTAGGAATTTTATTGACTAAAAAGCCGATTTATGATTCAAATATCTCAGCTTATTTCATTCATTATAAAAATAACTACTTGTTTTTTATAAATAGTGCTCATACTTTAGGGCGGCAGCATTTTTCTGCTGCCCATGAACTCTATCATTATTATTATGACAAAAATTTAAATGGGACTATCTGTGATACTTTTAAATTTAAAAATCAGCGGAATGAAAGTGAAACCCTGGCTGATTATTTTGCAGTCCATTTTTTAATGCCTGAAGACGGCATCTATAAATTCTTTAATCTAGTCGGCGAGGATATCGATATAAATAAAATAATTAAAGCTCAAAATTATTTTAAAGTTAGTTTCAAAGCTATGCTTGTTCGTTTAAAAGTTCTAGGATTAATAGATAAAAGCGAATATGATAGATATTCAACTATCCATTTAAATTCAACCTTTGCCAGACTGGGGTATACAAGAGAGCTAATTAGACCAACAGAAGAAACCTATATCCCTCAAAGCTATTTGGAAATCTTATATGAAAACTACGATAAAAATCAGATTACAGAAAGAGCTTATAAAGAGTATCTATCAGATGTAGGCTTATCAATTGAAGATTTAAAAATTGAAGAGGAGGTAGAGGATCTTGCTGAAGAAACCTCCTTTGATTATTGA
- a CDS encoding N-acetylmuramoyl-L-alanine amidase, producing MQPFRIAIDPGHGGRDPGAVAGDIYEKDLNLNLSAYLFKTCLNRGLNPFLLRGGDYNLQLEERVNLAEAAGAELFLSVHHNGAASSAANGTETLHFPGSKFGVLYAEYIQQGMLDALGSRDRGVKTSDSLYVLRRTSMPAVLIEPLFVTGEEDKMIYSREDYYRGLAEIIIDSIIQLNKELGRVK from the coding sequence ATGCAACCATTTAGAATTGCAATTGACCCCGGCCACGGAGGTAGAGATCCAGGAGCTGTTGCCGGTGATATATATGAGAAGGACCTAAATCTTAATCTGTCGGCTTATCTATTTAAAACCTGTTTGAATAGAGGTTTGAATCCATTTTTGCTAAGAGGTGGAGATTACAACTTACAGCTGGAAGAGAGGGTTAATTTAGCTGAGGCTGCCGGGGCAGAGCTCTTTTTGTCAGTCCATCACAATGGGGCTGCCAGTTCTGCAGCTAATGGAACGGAGACTCTTCACTTTCCAGGGAGCAAGTTCGGTGTATTGTATGCTGAATATATCCAGCAGGGGATGTTAGATGCTTTAGGCTCCAGGGACAGAGGGGTTAAGACTTCAGATAGTTTATATGTTTTAAGAAGAACTTCAATGCCGGCAGTTTTGATTGAGCCGTTATTTGTGACCGGCGAGGAAGATAAAATGATTTACAGCAGGGAAGATTATTATAGAGGTTTAGCTGAAATTATTATTGATTCAATTATCCAGTTAAATAAAGAACTGGGCAGAGTTAAATAA